The window GTATAATCAGCATGGATCACAACAATATCCGTTGCTGTATCCGTACAACCATATTGAGTTGTAACAAGCAGTTCTACCTCATATCTGCCGGTATCCTGGTAGGTATAAGTTGGATTCTGATCAGTAGATGTTGAATTGAACAGATCCCCAAAACTCCAGTCCCACTTTACAACATCGGTTGAGCTCTTGTCCGTAAAAGTGATATTGGGTGTCAGAATTGTAGTTTCCTTAGGATCTGCCTTGAATGCTGCGGTAGGTAAAGGGTAAACAGTGATGTAATTATTTTTTGTTATTGACGCTACACAACCAAAGCTATCAGTAACAGTTAACTTAACGGTATAACCACCGGCCTTGCGGTAGCAGGCATATGGAGAACAATTCTGGCTTGAACCGCCATCACCAAAATCCCATGAACAGTTTGCGGATGTACCCAAGGTTGTATTGTTGAACTGAATACAAACAGGCTCGCAGCCTGACGTTGTATCCGAAACAAAAGTTGGATCTGGCAAGGCATTAACTTTAACTTCAACCGTATCATTCGCAGAAGGCGTTCCACAACCATCAGAAACCACAACAGTATAACTGGTGGTACCCGTAGGTATGACACTTAATGTAGCTCCTGATGAATTCATAGGCAGCCAGTTATAAGAATAGTTTCCATCGCCACCTGTGGCTGTGGCATTAAGAGTTACCGAACCACCAACACATATATTCTGAGTAATACCGGCATCAAGCTGCAAAGGCGGTTTAACATCTACTGTTACTGTTTGTGTTGATGAAGTACAGCCATTCGCGTCACTTGCAGTGATCGTATATATAGTTGTAGCTACCGGATTCACGCTTACATTTGAACCACTCAGAGATCCAGGCATCCATGAATAAGTGTAAGCAGGCGTACCTCCGTTCGCTGAAGCTGTCAATACCGAACTCTGGCCTATACATATGGTCGATGGTGAAGGAGTCGCCAATGTTATGGCGGCAGGTTCAGTAATAATTACATCTGAAGTTGAAGTGCAGCCTTTAGAATCAGTAACACTAACCGTATATGTGCCGGCAACTAAAACCGAGGCACTTGCACCTGTCCCACCCAATGGTGACCAGGCAAAAGTAAAAGGAGAAGTTCCTCCGCCCGTAGTGGCTACTGCAGAACCATCACTGCCTCCGCTACAACTAACACTACCTGCAGAAGCTGCGGTAACAGCTACCGGAGCAGTATTGCCAACTATTGCGGAAGTTGTTTGTGAACAACCATTAGCGTCCGTAACAACAATCGTATATGTATCAGCTACGAGTAAAGTTGCTGTATCGCCCGTACCACCTGTCGGAGACCAGTTATAAGTCAGAACACCTGATGTTCCCGTTACAGTTGCTACAGCGCTGCCGTTCGCAGCACCACATGTACCGTCTGTTGCTGCAACCGAAACAGTGATTGGAGATGGTTCGGTAATGGTCACTGTAGACACAACAAGACATCCGGCTCCATCACTTACATTAACAGTATAGGTCCCCGCAGAAAGACCATTTTCTGAATTACCGGTATTTCCCGATGGCTGCCAGCTGTATGCATACGAACCTGTACCACCTGTAGCATTTACCTGTGCCGTTCCATTTGTCGCACCATTACATTTGGCATCAGTGGATTGAGTTGTTACAGAAGGACCATTGAGATTATTAATTAACACAGATATTGAGGCTGTACATCCATTTGCATCTGTCACCAAAACATCATAACTACCTGCTGAAAGTCCGATTGCCGCTGAGGTTGCGCCACCACCGGGTGTCCATGAATAACTATATGAACCTGTTCCTCCTGCTGCTGTTACTGTGGCAGAGCCATTGCTGCCTCCGCAATTGGCATCAACAGTGCTTGTTGATAACTGAATTATAGTTGGTTCTGTTATAGTAACCGTGCATAAGGAGTTATTCCACCCGTTGAAGTAACAGAAGCTGTTCCATCAGAAACTCCACTGCATGTAACGTTTGAAGATGACTGTACGCTTATTACGGGACTACCTATATTATTAACAATTGCCGTTTGAGTGACACTGCAATTATTGCCATCAGTTACAATTACAGTGTAAGAAGCCGCAGCTAAATTAGAAGCTGTAATTGCGGTTCCTCCGGACGGCTGCCATGAATAACTCAATGTGCCGGCTCCACCGGTTGCTGTAAGAACCGCGCTTCCATTTGCTGAACCACAGGCGGCGTCAGTTACCGCCACAGATACATTTATCTGTGGAGATTCGGTGATCGTTACAGTTGATGTGATCAGACACCCTCCGGCATCATTTACACTGGCCGTATATGTTCCGGGAGGAAGGCCACTTACAGAAGCTGTCGTGTTGCCCGATGGCTGCCAGCTATATGTATATGAACCGGTACCGCCTGTAGCATTTACCTGGGCTGTTCCATCTGCCGCGCCATAACACAAAATATCTGTTGACTGAACCATTATAGTCGGACCACTAAGATTATTGATAGTTACAGATGTTGAATTTGTACATCCATTCGCATCAGTAACCATAACATCATAGCTGCCTGCAGAAAGTCCGTTTGCGGCTGAAGTTGCCGCACCACCCGGTGTCCATGAATAATTATATGAACCTGTTCCTCCTGCTGCTGTTACTGTGGCAGAGCCATTGCTGCCTCCGCAATTGGCATCAACAGTGCTTGTTGATAACTGAATTATAGTTGGTTCTGTTATAGTAACCGTTGTAAATGAAGCGCAATTATTGGCATCGGTAACAGTAACCGTATATATTCCTGCTGAAAGATTGCCCGCGGTACTTCCTGTTCCACCCAAAGGCGACCAACTATACGTATACGGGGTAATTCCTCCTGAGGAAGTAACAGAAGCTGTTCCATCAGAAACTCCATTGCATGTAACATCTGCAGATGACTGTATACTTACTACCGGACTACCTATATTATTAACAATACCTGTTTGAGTGACGCTGCAATTATTACCATCAGTAACAATTACAGTGTAAGAGGCCGCAGCTAAATTGGAAGCTGTAATTGCGGTTCCTCCAGACGGCTGCCATGAATAACTCAATGTGCCGGCTCCACCAGTTGCTGTAACAACCGCGCTTCCATTTGCTGAACCACAGGCGGCATCAGTTGTAGAAACCGAAACATTGATCTGCACCGGCTCAGTGATGGTAACAGTCGAGCTGATCAGACAACCTCCCCCATCATTCACATTTATTGTATATGTTCCTGCGGTCAGGCCACTTAAAGAATTTGTTGTGCTTCCCGATGGCTGCCAGCTGTATGTATATGAACCGGTACCGCCTGTAACATTTACCTGGGCCGTTCCATCTGCCGCGCCATAACATAAAATATCGGTCGACTGAGTAGTTACTGCAGGGCCACTGAGATTATTAATAGTTACAGCTGTGGTTGAGGAACATCCGCTGGCATCAGTAATTGAAACATCGTAATTTCCGGCTGAAAGCCCACTTGCCGTTGCGCCTGTCGCTCCTCCCGGTGTCCATAAATATGTATAAACTCCCGTGCCGCCTGTCGCAGCAACAGTAGCGGATCCATTACTGTTCCCGCAATTGGCATCAGTTGATGTCGTTGTCAATCCAATAATAGCCGGTTCTGAAATAGTAACAGTAGTAACCACAATACAATTATTTACATCCGTAACGGTAACAGTATACGTCCCTGCAGAAAGGCTATTTGCAGTATCCCCGGTTCCGCCAATTGGACTCCAACTATATATTAACGGCGCTGTTCCCCCGGATGTGGTTACAGATGCACTGCCATTCGCGGCTCCATTACATGTCGCATCATTAAATGAATTGATACTACCAGTCATCCCGCCGGCACTATTTACGATCGCAGTTGTTGTTGTGCTACAGTTATTTGCATCAGTTATTGTAACAACATAATTTCCGGTTGGAACATTTGCAGCAGTTTGCCCTGTTCCTCCCAATGGCGACCATGAATAAGTATACGGCCCCTGACCTCCGCTTACTGTTACCGACATGGAACCATTATTACCTCCGCATGCAGCAGGAGTGGTTGCAGTTACCGGCTTGATTGAATCAGGTTCGGCTATTGTAAGCACTGTATCACGTTTGCAACCCAAAGAATCAATGATCGAAACAGAATAGGTCATGGCAGATAATCCTGTAATGGTCTGAGCTGATGCCCCTGTTGACCAAGAATAAGTATATGGAGCAATTCCACCGGTTGGAGTAACACTCAACGTACCATTTGCTGCTCCTTTACATTTTATATCAACCTTAGCAGAAGTAATTGATGTTATACCGGGTTTAACAACTACCAGAGCGGTATCCTTTCCTGTATTGCCTGCTGCATCAGTTATTGTAACAGTATATATGATCGTTGAAGCCGGACATACGCTATGAGGTCCTAAACCGGTTTGCCCGCTGCTCCATTTATATGAGTATGGTTTTATCCCGCCGCCGCCACCGGTAGCAGTAAGTGAAACACAGCCTGCCTTACAGGTAATATTTCCGGCAACCGTAACCTTCGGATTTGTACAACTCACAGTTACCTTAACTGTATCGCTGTTCTTACAACCGTTACTTCCTTTAGCGCGTAAAATATAATCTGTTGTTGAAGCCGGTTTAGCAATAGGATTCAGAATATTCGGATTAGATAACCCGGTAGTCGGAGTCCAGTTATAAGTTATACCATCAGTAGTTCCTTTCAACGAATCAACTTCGCCGCCGGCAACACAAATAGCTACCGGTAACGGTTTCGTGGTTATATCAACTTTTGCCGAAGTATCAATACATCCTGCTGTTGTTTTAGCGACAAGGCGATATGCACCATCATCAGTAACAATCATATTCTGAGACGTGCCTTTTGGCGCAGGAATAGCCACTCCGTTGAGGTACCATTGGTAAGATGCCATCCCACCGAGCACTCTTAACGTATCTCTTTTGCACATTTCATAACACCCAACCGGGAAACCATTTAAGTTTGGTTTCGGGTTTAACTTGATGTCCTTGTTTGCAGTTTTATAACATCCGTTTTTATCCTGCACAGTCAGGTACTGGGTACCTCCCGTATTTACAGTTATAGAAGTTTGTGTTGATCCGTTAGTCCATTCATAAGTTAAAGGGGGAGTTCCACCGGATGATGAGCCTACAAGAGTAATTGTGGTTCCGTCACAAAAAGATCCAGGGCCTGTTATTGTCGGCATTGTAGGGGAAGGCTGTATTGAAGTAATAGTGTCCTCGGGAGGATCAACAAAACACCCGGTTGTTTTATCAACAACGTGTACCCTATAAATACCCGTAGTACTTGTAGTATATGTATATGTAGTGGCTCCACTTATAGCCACACCATTTTTGTACCACTGGTAAGAAAAATTTTTACTATAAGATGCGCTATAGCTGGCAGTTGTACCGGCACAAATAAAGCCATTTACGTTGGAATACATATATGCAGATGGAGTAGACAATACTTTAACATAAACCTGAGGTATTTTAACAACACATCCGGTAGCGAATGTTATAGTGCAGCTGTAGTATCCTGTCTGATTAACCAATATATACTGACTGGTTGCACCATTCGACCACTGATAGCTTGCTGCCGCAGTCGCCGTAAGCAGTACTGTACCACCCCTGCAGAACGTAGTTGGACCATTAGCCGTAATGGATGCTCCTCCTGAAGGAGAAGAAACAACTACAGTATGCGTTACCGTACT of the Bacteroidota bacterium genome contains:
- a CDS encoding PKD domain-containing protein gives rise to the protein MRKTTSTYIFLVLSFWVSTSILFGAKEPAVFGNKSSHIVVIPPPVTAGTFPDICQNGKAFLLTGGSPSGGYYTGQGVINGYFYPSSAGAGTHTITYTVYVGGVPQTATTTIKVNPRPAYPSVITSGTLPFVGTNGQYGGSACPNGGYAYSTPGCTGKTENYIIPPEAGTTYKWEPSSKYGKTYSGGGSIVGSNTGNSVDIKWDSSGVNKIYTSGGSRYYYSLFKVTATNSFGCTDSFFLFFQINIAPKADFTATTVCVGNETQFTDNSADATQWFWDFGDGTTSTEKNPKHVFTTGGPHTVKLTTKSGCYCETTVTKTVNVISTPAPKVTCPSTFCPGTSSSYSTDPVCGGYNWVVNGGTIASGQGTPNITVNWGPNGPTGTVSLTTSGCNPNQCSSPTTNTVPLIPPVSSIAGKTKVCQYEAATYNMPSFPGSNVSWSIVPATAGTINDGQGTNTVDITWNTSGNAKIVVTIDHAILGCKSSTTLDVIILPYFSVSTTTYSLCKGGSGTITASPSGGMTWTIPDKKGTITSGQGTGSVVINWPYAGSHMVIAKPTTANKYCNDSSYTYVYVDSVRPPSVDGPLYICPGSTYKYTSLGPTSPYSYNWTATNGTITSTSGNDVWIKWGTTGPYSFTVKQNNGYAPYCSSAPLVIPVYDLTSVPPPIKGKDSTCVDNTYTYSVPYLTGATYAWSISPPQFASIITGQGTSAISLEFSSAGTAVITCKTTLCPTPMVSTFTVTINPSPKPPISSVGYMCPTNGSVTLSTSPGYSTYSWSPSGGTGQTAVVTTDGYYIVYVKGKNGCVGKEKIEVPMQEAPMAHISSEDPHNYGCIVPNTVNTTLRALQGGGNGSVTYQWYHKGTPVGTNSPSYTALDSGKYWLVVTNSYGCITTSNPFYISRISCGTLSGSGPPGPPGNGSSSSGAVGAAGAGGVGAGDLRPVPVGGGDKFGGGVSTMSNISSGSGDDKVLATQIICVRNIQFSNTSPDATDRWSWEFGDFTSIDTNENPLHLYAMPGYYYITFWTHFALPKTGWKAQYIPIEIPYKAAFKYKPNCGGAIFTDKSMHTSGSPITNWNWDFGDGNTSTAQNPGHTYAAPGTYTVVLSISGSVCTRTTSQTVTIPPKPTAEFTAPSACITFPTKFTDGSTGTSLYEWKWEFGDGYISNNQNPYHTYGSPGNYTVKLTVTDVTGCSSTVTHTVVVSSPSGGASITANGPTTFCRGGTVLLTATAAASYQWSNGATSQYILVNQTGYYSCTITFATGCVVKIPQVYVKVLSTPSAYMYSNVNGFICAGTTASYSASYSKNFSYQWYKNGVAISGATTYTYTTSTTGIYRVHVVDKTTGCFVDPPEDTITSIQPSPTMPTITGPGSFCDGTTITLVGSSSGGTPPLTYEWTNGSTQTSITVNTGGTQYLTVQDKNGCYKTANKDIKLNPKPNLNGFPVGCYEMCKRDTLRVLGGMASYQWYLNGVAIPAPKGTSQNMIVTDDGAYRLVAKTTAGCIDTSAKVDITTKPLPVAICVAGGEVDSLKGTTDGITYNWTPTTGLSNPNILNPIAKPASTTDYILRAKGSNGCKNSDTVKVTVSCTNPKVTVAGNITCKAGCVSLTATGGGGGIKPYSYKWSSGQTGLGPHSVCPASTIIYTVTITDAAGNTGKDTALVVVKPGITSITSAKVDIKCKGAANGTLSVTPTGGIAPYTYSWSTGASAQTITGLSAMTYSVSIIDSLGCKRDTVLTIAEPDSIKPVTATTPAACGGNNGSMSVTVSGGQGPYTYSWSPLGGTGQTAANVPTGNYVVTITDANNCSTTTTAIVNSAGGMTGSINSFNDATCNGAANGSASVTTSGGTAPLIYSWSPIGGTGDTANSLSAGTYTVTVTDVNNCIVVTTVTISEPAIIGLTTTSTDANCGNSNGSATVAATGGTGVYTYLWTPGGATGATASGLSAGNYDVSITDASGCSSTTAVTINNLSGPAVTTQSTDILCYGAADGTAQVNVTGGTGSYTYSWQPSGSTTNSLSGLTAGTYTINVNDGGGCLISSTVTITEPVQINVSVSTTDAACGSANGSAVVTATGGAGTLSYSWQPSGGTAITASNLAAASYTVIVTDGNNCSVTQTGIVNNIGSPVVSIQSSADVTCNGVSDGTASVTSSGGITPYTYSWSPLGGTGSTAGNLSAGIYTVTVTDANNCASFTTVTITEPTIIQLSTSTVDANCGGSNGSATVTAAGGTGSYNYSWTPGGAATSAANGLSAGSYDVMVTDANGCTNSTSVTINNLSGPTIMVQSTDILCYGAADGTAQVNATGGTGSYTYSWQPSGNTTASVSGLPPGTYTASVNDAGGCLITSTVTITESPQINVSVAVTDAACGSANGSAVLTATGGAGTLSYSWQPSGGTAITASNLAAASYTVIVTDGNNCSVTQTAIVNNIGSPVISVQSSSNVTCSGVSDGTASVTSTGGITPYARLL
- a CDS encoding gliding motility-associated C-terminal domain-containing protein; the protein is MVTDANGCTASISVLINNLNGPSVTTQSTDAKCNGATNGTAQVNATGGTGSYAYSWQPSGNTGNSENGLSAGTYTVNVSDGAGCLVVSTVTITEPSPITVSVAATDGTCGAANGSAVATVTGTSGVLTYNWSPTGGTGDTATLLVADTYTIVVTDANGCSQTTSAIVGNTAPVAVTAASAGSVSCSGGSDGSAVATTGGGTSPFTFAWSPLGGTGASASVLVAGTYTVSVTDSKGCTSTSDVIITEPAAITLATPSPSTICIGQSSVLTASANGGTPAYTYSWMPGSLSGSNVSVNPVATTIYTITASDANGCTSSTQTVTVDVKPPLQLDAGITQNICVGGSVTLNATATGGDGNYSYNWLPMNSSGATLSVIPTGTTSYTVVVSDGCGTPSANDTVEVKVNALPDPTFVSDTTSGCEPVCIQFNNTTLGTSANCSWDFGDGGSSQNCSPYACYRKAGGYTVKLTVTDSFGCVASITKNNYITVYPLPTAAFKADPKETTILTPNITFTDKSSTDVVKWDWSFGDLFNSTSTDQNPTYTYQDTGRYEVELLVTTQYGCTDTATDIVVIHADYTFYVPNAFSPNGDGKNESFFPKGFMINPDCYKMTIFDRWGLVIFSTDDLNVGWDGRAKGGKDIAQQDVYEWKIETCDYMKRRYQYIGHVTLVK